In Bufo gargarizans isolate SCDJY-AF-19 chromosome 6, ASM1485885v1, whole genome shotgun sequence, a single genomic region encodes these proteins:
- the C6H12orf57 gene encoding protein C10: MSSLQRPAPPAQNVTLSLEQVKDALGDVLDALQSPTGAARLEEARENSGNDLGKVLQLLLPAAVQIQQEVLQNYGFSPDGEGVLRFARLVKSFESQDQEIAAMSNKLKSFFLPPLPLPPHTGLPISSS; the protein is encoded by the exons ATGTCCAGCCTCCAGAGACCGGCTCCTCCCGCACAGAATGTCACCCTCAGCCTGGAGCAGGTGAAAG ACGCATTAGGGGATGTGCTGGACGCCCTGCAATCTCCCACCGGAGCCGCTCGCCTGGAGGAGGCCAGAGAGAATTCTGGGAACGACCTGGGGAAAGTGCTGCAGCTCCTACTCCCCGCAGCCGTGCAGATCCAGCAGGAGGTGCTGCAGAACTACGGATTCAGCCCTGATGGGGAGG gtgtcCTCCGATTTGCTCGTCTGGTGAAATCCTTTGAGTCCCAGGACCAGGAGATCGCTGCCATGTCTAACAAGCTGAAATCATTCttcctccctcccctgcccctgcCACCTCATACCGGGCTGCCCATCTCCTCATCCTAG